One window from the genome of Paramisgurnus dabryanus chromosome 22, PD_genome_1.1, whole genome shotgun sequence encodes:
- the LOC135785574 gene encoding uncharacterized protein, protein MTKELSKILKNSISKVGPTTRYILNTTKIAEQNVLRKERIGEKNYERPHKIILLVGETGTGKTTLINAMVNYIMGVRWEDKFWLEISDVLGGISQTAAVTVYEIFARDSPFCLTVIDTPGFGNTQGREKDKLIFEALQQLFRSEDGIREIHAVCLVLKAIESRLHERQRYIQDEMMSLFGKNLEQNIIILLTNSHENVPKKLLHFIKASKIPCAKTKDDQPVYFKFDNYQSECYEDEDRESYKPSWDQGIENFKKFFEYLNGMILISLNMTEGVLRARKQLDENVNNLKKKLSELIEQELKVKQTKKALETLEEYRRTMNNFEYEVFEFYEDEVPIESSWWHLWWAIRCTQCKENCTYPGYWWFIFLLWFHVMTWRNCTFCSGKCHYTKHVKDDKIYAIVSRKVNRRKHERKI, encoded by the coding sequence ATGACAAAGGAGCTCAGTAAAATTCTTAAAAACAGTATATCAAAAGTAGGACCCACTACAAGATATATACTCAACACAACAAAAATCGCTGAGCAGAATGTACTGAGAAAAGAGAGGATtggagaaaaaaattatgaaagacCTCATAAGATCATACTGCTGGTTGGAGAAACAGGAACCGGAAAGACCactctcattaatgcaatggttAATTACATCATGGGTGTCAGATGGGAGGACAAATTTTGGCTGGAGATCAGTGATGTTCTTGGTGGTATATCTCAGACCGCAGCAGTCACAGTTTATGAGATTTTTGCACGAGACAGTCCATTCTGCCTCACTGTTATTGACACACCTGGATTTGGTAACACACAGGGGCGTGAAAAAGACAAACTTATTTTTGAAGCTTTACAGCAGTTGTTCAGATCTGAGGATGGGATTCGTGAAATTCATGCAGTGTGTCTTGTGCTGAAGGCAATAGAGTCTCGACTCCATGAGAGACAACGATACATTCAAgatgaaatgatgtcattattTGGAAAAAATCTAGAACAAAACATCATAATACTCCTCACAAACTCTCATGAAAATGTCCCCAAAAAATTGCTTCATTTCATTaaagcatccaaaattccaTGTGCAAAAACGAAAGATGATCAacctgtttattttaaatttgacaACTATCAGAGTGAATGTTATGAGGATGAAGACAGAGAGAGTTATAAACCATCATGGGATCAAGGGATTGAAAACTTTAAGAAGTTCTTTGAATATCTGAATGGAATGATTCTGATAAGTTTAAATATGACTGAAGGTGTGCTGAGAGCACGAAAACAGCTGGATGAAAATGTGAAcaacttaaagaaaaaacttTCAGAGCTAATAGAACAGGAATTGAAGGTTAAGCAAACAAAAAAGGCTTTGGAGACATTAGAAGAATACAGAAGAACAATGAACAACTTTGAATATGAAGTTTTTGAATTCTATGAAGATGAGGTCCCCATAGAGTCATCATGGTGGCACTTGTGGTGGGCAATCCGCTGCACTCAATGTAAAGAGAACTGCACGTATCCAGGATATTGGTGGTTCATATTTCTCTTATGGTTTCATGTGATGACATGGCGAAACTGCACATTCTGCAGTGGGAAATGTCACTACACTAAACATGTGAAAGATGATAAAATATATGCCATTGTGAGCAGGAAGGTAAACAGAAGAAAACATGAAAGAAAAATATGA